The window ACCAGTGTTCCGCGCTTCAAGGCGGGCACGGGCTTCAAGGACGTCGTCAGTGGGGCGAAGAAGCTTCCTGCTGTCACCGTGACCGCCATCGAGTCGGTGGGTGAGACCGCCCGCCCGACCGTGAAGCGCGTTGCGGCTGCGGTTGCGAAGAAGTCGCCCGCCAAGAAGACCGTGACGAAGAAGGCCGCGGCGAAGAAGGCTGCCCCGGCGAAGAAGGCTGCGGCCAAGAAGGCCCCGGCCAAGAAGGCGGCGGCCAAGAAGGCCCCGGCGAAGAAGGCTGCGGCGAAGAAGGCTCCCGCCAAGAAGGCTGCGGCGAAGAAGGCCCCGGCGAAGAAGGCTGCGGCGAAGAAGGCTCCCGCCAAGAAGGCTGCGGCGAAGAAGGCCCCGGCCAAGAAGGCTGCGGCGAAGAAGGCTCCCGCCAAGAAGGCTGCGGCGAAGAAGGCTCCGGCCAAGCGCGCTGCGAAGAAGGCCTGACACCAGCACGTCCACGACGCCGCCCGGTCGCTCGACCGGGCGGCGTCGTGCTGTGTGCGCAGGTCAGTGCGCAGGTCAGCGCGCAGGTCAGAGGCGGTCGAGCGTGCGCCGCGTGTACTCGCCGACCCCGAGCGCAAGTGCCTCGGTGAGGTCGGCCGGGGTGTCGACGTCGCGCCGCACCGAGGGCAGGTCGTCGGCACGAATCGCCGCGGCGCCGGCAGCGATATGCGCCTGCAGCGAGTCCGCTCCGAATAGCGGCGTGAATTCCCCGGCGGCGACGAGATAGGCCGTCGTTCCCGTTCCCACGGCATCCGCGACAACGCCCCGGCCGACTTTCTCGGCTCGTTGCAAAGCGGTCGCGAGTTCGGTCGATTTCAGTGCCGGCAGGTCCGCCGAGAGCGCGCCGATCGCACATCCGGGATGCCGGCTCGAGGCGTACTCGGCGCCGTGTCGCAATGCCGGATTGAGGCCCGCGTCGGGGGCGTCGGGAACCACCGCGGCACCGAGTTCGGTGACCAGTGCGGCCGCGGTGGGGTCGTCGGTGACGACGACGAGCTCGACCACCGACGGGGTCCGCAGCGCCGCCGCAACGGTGTCCGCGGCGAACGCGAGGGCGAGTGCCGAGCGGTGCGACGCGTCCGTGCTCAGTCGCGACTTCGCGAGGTGCAGCAGCTTCACCGGGACGACCAGGCACCACCCGGCGTCGCTCTCGCCGTCCCGCGCCTGCTCTCCCGTCGTGCTCACCGGCCGATCCTGTCAAGGCCGGGAGAGTTCGCGACGAGCAGGTCCGCGCGCGAGGATGGAGACGTGCCCCGCGATCGCAAACGTCCGTGGTTCCGGGCCGCGGAAGCCGCGTTGCTGCCGCCGCTGCTGCTGCTGGTCCGGCGTCGGTGGCGCGGGCAGGAGCACATCCCTCGCACCGGTGGCGCGATCCTGGTGGCCAATCACATCTCCAAGATCGACCCCATCACGTTCGGGCACTTCGTCCACGGCGCCGGCCGCGTGCCGCACTTCCTCGCGAAGGTCGAACTGTTCCGGCACCCGCTGCTCGGCCGCGTGCTGCGCGGGACCGACATGATCCCGGTCTACCGCGGCGGGCAGAGCGCCAACGCGTCCGTGGACGCGGCCGTGCAGGCCGTCCAGGACGGTTTCTGCATCGTCGTGTACGCCGAGGCAACCATCACCCGGGACCCGGACCTGTGGCCGATGGTGGGCAAGACGGGAGCGGCGCGCATCGCGTTGAAGAGCGGTGCTCCGATCATCCCGGTCGCGCAGTGGGGACCGCACCGGATCCTGCCGCCGTACTCGCGCCGGCTCTCGCTGTTCCCGCGCAAGACCGTCCACGTGCGCGCGGGCGCACCGGTGCGGCTCGACGATCTCGCCGGCCGCGAAGCGACGCCGGAACTGCTCGCGGAGGCGACGGAGCGGGTGATGGCGGCGATCACCGCCGAGCTCGAGACGATTCGCGGAGAACGTGCACCGAAGGAACGATTCGACCCGCGCAAGGCGGGTGTGGCTGAGTACGGCAATCCGCACACCGATCCACGAGCGTGAGTTTCTGCCCGTCCGGCCCCGCTTTCCGCTGTACCGTCATGATCGATGAGCGCGAACACCAAGACCCGGGTCGCTGTGATCTTCGGTGGCCGGTCCTCCGAGCACGCCGTGTCATGCGTGTCAGCCGGCAGCGTGCTGCGCGCCATCGACCGCACCGCCTACGAGGTCGTGCCGATCGGCATCTCGACCGAGGGCGGGTGGGTGCTCGCCGTCGACGACCCCGACCAGCTGGTCATCCGCGACGGCAAGCTGCCGCAGGTGGACGCCACGCGGCCGGCCGTCGTCCTGCCGGGTGACCCGACCGCCCGCGCGCTGACCGTCTTCGACGAGAGCCAGCCCTCCGGCGCGCTCGGCGAGATCGACGTCGTCTTCCCGGTCCTGCACGGGCCCTACGGCGAGGACGGCACGATTCAGGGTCTGCTCGAGATGGCGGACCTGCCCTACGTCGGTTCGGGTGTGCTCTCCAGCGCGGTCAGCATGGACAAGGCGCACATGAAGGTTGCGCTCGCCGGCGCCGGTCTGCCGGTGTGCGACTACGTCGTCGTCACCGCGCGACGGTGGAAGACGGAGAACGCCGCCGTCCGCGACGAGATCGCCGCCCTGGGGTGGCCGGTGTTCGTCAAGCCGGCCCGCGCCGGGTCCAGCGTCGGCATCAGCAAGGTGAAGCGTCCCGAGGACCTCGACGCGGCGATGGCGGCCGCGCAGGAGTGGGACCCGAAGGTGATCGTCGAGGCCACGGTCATCGGCCGTGAGATCGAGTGCGGCGTCCTCGAGGGCGTCGTCGGCCCCGACGGTGTGCAGGGCCCTCCGGAGGCCAGCGTCACCGCCGAGATCCGCGTGCTGGGCGACCGCGAGTTCTACGACTTCGAGGCCAAGTACCTCGACGACTCCACCGAGCTCACCGTCCCGGCCGACCTCGACGAGGCCGTCGCCGCGAAGGTGCGCGCGCTGTCGGTCCAGGCGTTCGAGGCGCTGTCGTGCGAGAGCCTTGCGCGCGTCGACTTCTTCGTCTGCGCCGACGGCTCGGTGCTCGTCAACGAGGTCAACACGATGCCCGGGTTCACCCCGGTCTCGATGTTCCCCCGGATGTGGGCCGCGTCCGGCGTCGACTACCCGACCCTGGTCGACCGGCTGCTCCGCACCGCGCTCCAGCGCCGCTCCGGGCTGCGCTAGTTCGCGGGCGTCGGCTTCGGGGTCTGCTTCTTCTTCGCCGGATTGTTCGTCGGGTTCTTCGTCGGGTCCTTCGTCGGCTTGGTGGGCTCCGCCGTCGGGGTCGGGAAGAACTCCGGCCGCGCGGGGACGAACTGCAACGCCTGGGCGAGGTCCGCGAGCGGACCGACCGGCGGCTGCAGCGTGGAGGGCACGACGACCTCGATGTAGGCCGCCCGGCCGACGGAGGTGAACACGTTCGCCCCGTCGCGGGTCTCGGCGAGCCAGTCGATGCCGTTGACGGTGTTGAGCATCGACGTGGAGGTCAGCGCCGTCGGACGCTCGACGCCGCACCGCAGGAGGACGGGCGGCTCACCCCACGCCGCGGTGCGGTCCGACCGCGGGCTGGTGTCGCGGCGCTCGCCGTTGTCGACCGTCGCCGGCAGCGCCTGCTCCAGACGGGCGCAGATCGCGCCGACGTCACCGCTGGAGACGGGAACGGACACGTCGACGGCGCTGAGCCCGTCCTCGCCGCACGCGGTCGTCAGCGCGAGCGCAGCGGTCAGCAGCGCCGCGGTGCCCGCGGAGCGGGTTCGGGACGGCGCCGGCCGCGTCAGAGATTGACGACGGGGCACGTGAGCGTGCGGGTGATGCCGGACACCGACTGCACCTTGGCGACGACGAGCTTGCCGAGCTCGTCGACCGACGACGCCTCGGCGCGGACGATCACGTCGTAGGGTCCGGTGACGTCCTCGGACGAGGTGACGCCGGCAATGCCGGAGATCTGTTGCGCCACCACGGCGGCCTTGCCCACCTCGGTCTGGATGAGGATGTAGGCGTGAATCATGGTCGACCTCCGTGCGGGGTGGCGGGGGCTGTGCCGTGATGGCGAACTTATCGGAAGGACCAGGCTTGGGCACGCCGTCGGTGGGCGACCTCGGGGAGTTCGGACTCATCGCCGCCCTCATTGCACGCCTGCCGCAGGGATCGGGTGTGCTCTTCGGACCGGGTGACGACGCGGCGGTCGTCGCGGCGCCCGACGGTCGCGTCGTCGCGACCACCGATCTGCTCGTGGCCGGCCGTCACTTCCGTCGCGACTGGTCGGCACCGCACGACGTCGGCCGCAAGGCGGCCGCGGCCAACCTCGCCGACGTCGCGGCGATGGGCGCGGTGCCGACGGCCTTGCTCGTCGGGTTCGCGGCGCCTGCCGACCTCCCCGCGGCCTGGGCCGAGGAGTTCGCTGCGGGCCTCGCGGCGGAGTGCGCGACCGTCGGGGCCTCGGTCGTCGGCGGCGACGTCGTGCGCGCCGAGCAATTGCTGGTGGCGATCACGGCCCTCGGCGACCTCGGCGGTGTCCCCGCGGTGACGCGTGACGGCGCGCGGGACGGCGACGTCGTCGCGGTGTGCGGGACGCTCGGCGCCTCGGCGGCGGGCCTCGCGGTCCTCTCCGCGGGCGTGAGGGGTCATCAGAGTCTTGTGCAGGCCCACCGGGCGCCCACCCCGCCGTACGCCGCCGGGCCCGCCGCGGCGCGACTCGGGGCGCACGCCCTCATCGACGTCAGCGACGGACTGCTCGCCGACCTCGGTCACGTCGCCGAGCGCAGCGGCGTCGCCGTCGACCTCGACCTGAGCGCCTTCGTACCCTCGGAGGAGCTGCGGGCCGCCGCCGACGAGCTCGGCGCGTCCGCGACGCAGTGGATGCTGACCGGGGGAGAGGACCACGCCTTGGCCGGATGCTTCGCACCCGACGTCGACCTGCCCGACGGGTGGGTGCGCGTCGGTCGCGTCCACGCCGGGACCGGCGTCACCGTCGACGGCTCCGCGCCGACCGGCGTCGCGGGTTGGGACCACTTCCGGTGACCGGCCGTACCGCGCCACCGCGCGTCCTCACGATCGCGGGCTCGGACTCCGGCGGCGGCGCCGGGATCCAGGCGGACCTCAAGACGATGCTCGCCCTCGGGACGCACGGCATGAGCGTCCTGACGGCCATCACGGCGCAGAACTCCGTCGGGGTGCACGGCGTCTGGGACCTGCCGACCGAGGCCGTCGTCGCCCAGTTCCGGGCGGTCGTCGACGACATCGGCGTCGACGCGGTGAAGACGGGGATGCTCTCCTCGCCGGCTCTCGTCGAGACCGTCGCCGACCTGCTGCGGCCGCTGTCCGAGGCGGGCGTGCCGATCGTCGTCGACCCCGTCGCGGTCTCGAAGCACGGCGACGCCCTGCTCGCCCCCGAGGCCGTCGAGACCGTCCGCACCCGGCTGATCCCGCTCGCCACCGTCGTCACGCCCAACCTCGACGAGGCGGCCGCCCTGACCGGTCAGAAGTACACCGAGGAGGCGGACCTGCGCCCCGCTGCCGAGGCCGTCCACGCCCTCGGCCCGGCCTGGGTCCTCGTCAAGGGCGGTCACCTGCCCGGCGACGCCGTCGACCTGCTCTACGACGGCCGGGCCGAGCACCGCTTCCGCGCCCCGCGCCTGGACAACCGCCACACCCACGGGACCGGCTGCACCCTCGCCAGCGCCATCGCCGCCGGCCTCGCCGCCGGCTCGGACCCCGTCGCCGCCGTGGCCGCCGCGAAGACCTACGTCACCGAGGCCCTCGCCCGCGGCTTCGCCCTCGGCACCGGCATCGGCCCCGTCGACCACGGCTGGCCCCTCCGCCCCTGACGCTGCCGTCTGCGGGGCTGCGGTCGGGGCCGCCGGCGGGCTTGCCTGCGCCGAGTGCGCAGTTGAGCCCCGGTTCGGCCGCGCCGGGCGGTGCTGATCTGCGCACTCGGGTGAGGTGGGCACGGGGCTCGCCTGTGCCGCGCTGCCTGTGATGGAGATGTCATCTTCAGTGCGGGGCGTGGAATGCGGTGGAGATGACATCTCCAGTGCAGGCCGGTGGAGATGACATCTCCAGTGCAGCCCGGTGGAGATGGCATCTCCAGTGCAGGGGCGTTGCGGGTGACGGGGCGGCTGCGGTCGGGGTGTCCTCCGTCGCTGCCTCCCGGACGCGCGGGAGTCGGGGGTGGGTGGCTGCGGCGGTGCGGCCGCGCGTCCTGCTCGCGCGTCCTTCGGCCGCGCGGGTCGGCTTGACGCTCCTTGAGGACACCCCGACCTCCGCCGCCGGGCCCCGGGCGAGCTCGCCTGCGCCGAGTGCGCAGTTGAGCCCCGGTTCGGCCGCGCCGGGCGGTGCTGATCTGCGCACTCGGGTGAGTTGGTTCTCCCGCGCGGCCGAGTGGGGGTGACACCCTTTTTGGCGCCACAAAGGGTGTCACCCCCACTGGTGCTGGTGGGGCGGCTGCGGTCAGGGCCGGACGAACGAAAACCGCCCGGCGGGAGCGCCGGGCGGTCTCGGGAAGTGCGGGGTCGCGCTTAGCGGACGACCTTGCCGGCCTTGATGCAGGACGTGCAGGCGTTGATCCGCTTGCGGGTGTTGCCGATCATGGCGCGGACCGGCTGGATGTTCGGGTTCCAGCGGCGCGAGGTGCGGCGGTGCGAGTGGGAGATGCTGTTCCCGAAGCCCGGGCCCTTGCCGCAGACGTCACAGTTGGCAGCCACGGTCATGCTCCTGACAGCTGGTGCGGACGATCGAAGTCGGGCCCGGAGACCCGGACCGAGGAGACAGGGTAGTCGAGCGCCCGCGGGCGACGCCAATCGGCCCGTTCGCGCGTACCGCCCGGGCGTCGTGGGGGCGTCGTCGGAGGGCCGCACTACGGTTTGGGCCGTGGCGCTGAACGCACACTCCCCGCTCTCGGAGTCCCTGCACCGGGTGGTGGCCGACGGCACGGCGAAGAAGCTGGCCAAACACCTCGACCTCCACACGGTCGGGGACCTGCTGCGGCACTACCCCCGCCGGTACGAGAAGCGGGGTGAGCTGACGCGGCTGCGGGACCTCGACGAGGGCGCGAACGTCACCGTCCAGGCTGAGGTGAAGGCCGCGTCGACGCGGCGGATGAAGAACCGGCCCGGGGTCATCCGGGAGGT of the Sporichthya polymorpha DSM 43042 genome contains:
- a CDS encoding DUF3515 domain-containing protein gives rise to the protein MPRRQSLTRPAPSRTRSAGTAALLTAALALTTACGEDGLSAVDVSVPVSSGDVGAICARLEQALPATVDNGERRDTSPRSDRTAAWGEPPVLLRCGVERPTALTSTSMLNTVNGIDWLAETRDGANVFTSVGRAAYIEVVVPSTLQPPVGPLADLAQALQFVPARPEFFPTPTAEPTKPTKDPTKNPTNNPAKKKQTPKPTPAN
- a CDS encoding HU family DNA-binding protein, which codes for MNKTQLIDELATRFSGNKKAASQALDAVVDTITRAVARGEKVGITGFGVFEKVERPARIARNPATGAQVKVKKTSVPRFKAGTGFKDVVSGAKKLPAVTVTAIESVGETARPTVKRVAAAVAKKSPAKKTVTKKAAAKKAAPAKKAAAKKAPAKKAAAKKAPAKKAAAKKAPAKKAAAKKAPAKKAAAKKAPAKKAAAKKAPAKKAAAKKAPAKKAAAKKAPAKRAAKKA
- a CDS encoding Lrp/AsnC ligand binding domain-containing protein, which encodes MIHAYILIQTEVGKAAVVAQQISGIAGVTSSEDVTGPYDVIVRAEASSVDELGKLVVAKVQSVSGITRTLTCPVVNL
- the thiD gene encoding bifunctional hydroxymethylpyrimidine kinase/phosphomethylpyrimidine kinase, with the translated sequence MTGRTAPPRVLTIAGSDSGGGAGIQADLKTMLALGTHGMSVLTAITAQNSVGVHGVWDLPTEAVVAQFRAVVDDIGVDAVKTGMLSSPALVETVADLLRPLSEAGVPIVVDPVAVSKHGDALLAPEAVETVRTRLIPLATVVTPNLDEAAALTGQKYTEEADLRPAAEAVHALGPAWVLVKGGHLPGDAVDLLYDGRAEHRFRAPRLDNRHTHGTGCTLASAIAAGLAAGSDPVAAVAAAKTYVTEALARGFALGTGIGPVDHGWPLRP
- a CDS encoding thiamine-phosphate kinase; this translates as MANLSEGPGLGTPSVGDLGEFGLIAALIARLPQGSGVLFGPGDDAAVVAAPDGRVVATTDLLVAGRHFRRDWSAPHDVGRKAAAANLADVAAMGAVPTALLVGFAAPADLPAAWAEEFAAGLAAECATVGASVVGGDVVRAEQLLVAITALGDLGGVPAVTRDGARDGDVVAVCGTLGASAAGLAVLSAGVRGHQSLVQAHRAPTPPYAAGPAAARLGAHALIDVSDGLLADLGHVAERSGVAVDLDLSAFVPSEELRAAADELGASATQWMLTGGEDHALAGCFAPDVDLPDGWVRVGRVHAGTGVTVDGSAPTGVAGWDHFR
- the rpmB gene encoding 50S ribosomal protein L28, whose translation is MAANCDVCGKGPGFGNSISHSHRRTSRRWNPNIQPVRAMIGNTRKRINACTSCIKAGKVVR
- the cofC gene encoding 2-phospho-L-lactate guanylyltransferase, producing the protein MSTTGEQARDGESDAGWCLVVPVKLLHLAKSRLSTDASHRSALALAFAADTVAAALRTPSVVELVVVTDDPTAAALVTELGAAVVPDAPDAGLNPALRHGAEYASSRHPGCAIGALSADLPALKSTELATALQRAEKVGRGVVADAVGTGTTAYLVAAGEFTPLFGADSLQAHIAAGAAAIRADDLPSVRRDVDTPADLTEALALGVGEYTRRTLDRL
- a CDS encoding lysophospholipid acyltransferase family protein, which codes for MPRDRKRPWFRAAEAALLPPLLLLVRRRWRGQEHIPRTGGAILVANHISKIDPITFGHFVHGAGRVPHFLAKVELFRHPLLGRVLRGTDMIPVYRGGQSANASVDAAVQAVQDGFCIVVYAEATITRDPDLWPMVGKTGAARIALKSGAPIIPVAQWGPHRILPPYSRRLSLFPRKTVHVRAGAPVRLDDLAGREATPELLAEATERVMAAITAELETIRGERAPKERFDPRKAGVAEYGNPHTDPRA
- a CDS encoding D-alanine--D-alanine ligase family protein, with the translated sequence MSANTKTRVAVIFGGRSSEHAVSCVSAGSVLRAIDRTAYEVVPIGISTEGGWVLAVDDPDQLVIRDGKLPQVDATRPAVVLPGDPTARALTVFDESQPSGALGEIDVVFPVLHGPYGEDGTIQGLLEMADLPYVGSGVLSSAVSMDKAHMKVALAGAGLPVCDYVVVTARRWKTENAAVRDEIAALGWPVFVKPARAGSSVGISKVKRPEDLDAAMAAAQEWDPKVIVEATVIGREIECGVLEGVVGPDGVQGPPEASVTAEIRVLGDREFYDFEAKYLDDSTELTVPADLDEAVAAKVRALSVQAFEALSCESLARVDFFVCADGSVLVNEVNTMPGFTPVSMFPRMWAASGVDYPTLVDRLLRTALQRRSGLR